In Bos indicus isolate NIAB-ARS_2022 breed Sahiwal x Tharparkar chromosome 19, NIAB-ARS_B.indTharparkar_mat_pri_1.0, whole genome shotgun sequence, the following proteins share a genomic window:
- the CAVIN1 gene encoding caveolae-associated protein 1, whose product MEDTQLHIIEQPLSGYPDAGDQGSSTMGAPAAEEPSGAGSEELIKSDQVNGVLVLSLLDKIIGAVDQIQLTQAQLEERQAEMEGAVQSIQGELSKLGKAHATTSNTVSKLLEKVRKVSVNVKTVRGSLERQAGQIKKLEVNEAELLRRRNFKVMIYQDEVKLPAKVSIGKSLKESETLPEKEGDELAEGERPEEDAAALELSSDEAVEVEEVIEESRAERIKRSGLRRVDDFKKAFSKEKMEKTKVRTRENLERTRLKTKENLEKTRHTLEKRMNKLGTRLVPAERREKLKSSRDKLRKSFTPDHVVYARSKTAVYKVPPFTFHVKKIREGQVEVLKATEMVEVGAEEEEGGAERGEAADLLRGSSPDVHTLLEITEESDAVLVDKSDSD is encoded by the exons ATGGAGGACACCCAGCTCCACATCATCGAGCAGCCGCTTTCCGGGTACCCCGACGCCGGGGACCAGGGGTCCTCCACCATGGGGGCTCCGGCGGCCGAGGAGCCGTCGGGGGCCGGTTCTGAGGAGCTGATCAAATCAGACCAGGTGAACGGCGTGCTGGTACTGAGCCTTCTGGACAAAATCATCGGCGCCGTCGACCAGATCCAACTGACCCAAGCTCAGCTGGAGGAGCGGCAGGCGGAGATGGAGGGCGCCGTGCAGAGCATCCAAGGCGAGCTGAGCAAGCTGGGCAAGGCGCACGCCACCACGAGCAACACCGTGAGCAAGTTGCTGGAGAAGGTGCGCAAGGTCAGCGTCAACGTGAAGACCGTGCGCGGCAGCCTGGAGCGCCAGGCCGGCCAGATCAAGAAGCTGGAGGTCAACGAGGCCGAGCTGCTGAGGCGCCGCAACTTTAAAGTCATGATCTACCAG GATGAAGTGAAACTGCCGGCCAAAGTGAGCATAGGGAAGTCGCTGAAAGAGTCGGAGACGCTGCCCGAGAAGGAGGGCGACGAGCTGGCCGAGGGCGAGCGGCCAGAGGAGGACGCGGCGGCGCTCGAGCTGTCGTCGGACGAGGCGGTGGAGGTGGAGGAAGTCATCGAGGAGTCGCGCGCAGAGCGCATCAAGCGCAGCGGCCTGCGGCGCGTGGACGACTTCAAGAAGGCCTTCTCCAAGGAGAAGATGGAGAAGACCAAAGTGCGCACGCGCGAAAACCTGGAGAGGACCCGCCTCAAGACAAAGGAGAACCTGGAGAAGACGCGGCACACCCTGGAGAAGCGCATGAACAAGTTGGGCACGCGCCTGGTCCCCGCCGAGCGCCGCGAGAAGCTCAAGAGCTCGCGAGACAAGCTGCGTAAGTCCTTCACGCCCGACCACGTGGTCTACGCGCGCTCCAAGACCGCGGTCTACAAGGTGCCGCCCTTCACGTTCCACGTCAAGAAGATCCGCGAGGGCCAGGTGGAGGTGCTGAAGGCCACGGAGATGGTGGAGGTGGGcgccgaggaggaggagggcggcGCGGAGCGCGGCGAGGCAGCAGACCTGCTGCGCGGGAGCAGCCCCGACGTGCACACGCTGCTGGAGATCACGGAGGAGTCGGACGCCGTGCTGGTGGACAAGAGCGACAGCGACTGA